One Nostoc punctiforme PCC 73102 DNA window includes the following coding sequences:
- a CDS encoding glutathione peroxidase, producing MSNTISDIAVKTINGEDKQLKDYTGKVLLIVNVASYCGYTSQYEGLEKLNQKYREQGLRILGFPCNDFGAQEPGSNEEIVQFCTSKYSVTFELFDKIHAKGPQQHPLYERLTKAVEPTGTIAWNFEKFLVNKKGEVTARFNSSVQPNSPELIAIIEKELAK from the coding sequence ATGAGTAACACAATTTCGGATATCGCAGTCAAGACCATCAACGGTGAAGATAAGCAATTAAAGGATTACACCGGAAAGGTACTTTTAATTGTGAATGTAGCTTCCTACTGCGGTTATACTTCTCAATACGAGGGGCTAGAAAAGTTGAACCAGAAGTATAGGGAACAAGGATTACGTATTTTGGGGTTCCCCTGTAACGATTTTGGAGCGCAGGAACCAGGAAGTAATGAAGAAATTGTGCAGTTCTGCACGAGTAAATATAGTGTTACCTTTGAACTATTTGATAAAATCCATGCCAAAGGTCCACAGCAGCATCCACTTTATGAGCGACTTACCAAAGCTGTTGAGCCAACGGGGACTATTGCTTGGAACTTTGAAAAATTTTTAGTTAATAAAAAAGGTGAAGTGACAGCTAGATTTAATAGTAGCGTACAGCCCAATTCACCAGAGTTAATTGCCATAATTGAGAAAGAATTAGCAAAATAG
- a CDS encoding ammonium transporter, with amino-acid sequence MNKHIRPWQRLLALAIGSMVFAVFAPTIVQATDPPTVQSLSETTTKLQISIDTIWVLITGFLVFFMQTGFAMLEAGLNRQRGVVNALLENFINAAVTILVWWGIGFGIAFGTSAGGLVGIDTFFLSQLPGADGSYILAAPGSTAAINTYTLFFFQFAFAATATTIATGSMAGRTDFIGDLIYSAIMGAIAYPIVVHWVWNSDGWLSKLSYHDFAGSSVVHTVGGWTALVGAYLLGSRPGRPAWGTLPPAHNLGLATLGTMILWFGWYGFNPGSTLSTGNTGLIGLVTVNTTLSAGAGALSAIIFQYTRKGKWDLVYSLNGSLAGLVAITAPCAYVAPWASVLIGLTSGILVTVGMDLIESVHIDDPVGAFAVHGINGMMGTLSVGFLGQAELTLNQKAGLFLGGGFELLGIQLLGVVAIAVFTVAFSFLMFGGLKAVGHLRVNSEADRIGIDAYEHGASVWSDVYAIEKKEINCAETTEIEALDSE; translated from the coding sequence ATGAATAAGCACATTCGACCCTGGCAACGTTTACTGGCGCTTGCGATCGGTTCAATGGTGTTTGCAGTTTTTGCTCCCACAATTGTACAGGCGACAGATCCTCCCACTGTTCAGTCTTTATCTGAAACTACAACGAAACTGCAAATTTCTATTGATACTATCTGGGTATTAATCACCGGGTTTTTAGTATTCTTCATGCAAACAGGTTTTGCTATGTTAGAAGCAGGTTTGAATCGGCAAAGAGGTGTAGTTAACGCCTTACTAGAAAACTTCATTAACGCCGCTGTCACCATCTTAGTGTGGTGGGGAATCGGGTTTGGGATTGCTTTTGGTACAAGTGCTGGCGGGTTAGTTGGCATAGATACCTTTTTCCTCAGTCAGCTACCTGGTGCTGATGGTAGCTATATATTGGCTGCACCAGGTTCTACAGCCGCCATCAATACCTATACCTTGTTCTTCTTCCAGTTTGCCTTTGCTGCTACCGCTACTACGATCGCTACTGGTTCAATGGCTGGAAGAACTGATTTTATTGGTGATTTAATTTATAGCGCCATTATGGGGGCGATCGCTTACCCGATCGTCGTCCACTGGGTTTGGAACTCCGACGGCTGGTTATCCAAATTGAGTTATCATGACTTTGCCGGTAGTTCTGTTGTCCACACCGTTGGGGGCTGGACAGCACTGGTAGGTGCCTATTTACTTGGGTCCCGTCCTGGTCGTCCGGCTTGGGGAACACTACCACCAGCACACAATTTAGGTCTAGCAACTCTGGGAACCATGATTCTGTGGTTTGGCTGGTACGGATTCAACCCTGGTTCAACCCTCAGCACAGGTAATACGGGATTGATTGGTTTGGTAACAGTCAACACCACACTGTCCGCAGGAGCCGGGGCACTATCAGCAATAATTTTTCAATATACCCGTAAAGGTAAGTGGGATTTGGTTTATTCTCTCAATGGTTCGCTAGCAGGATTAGTGGCAATTACAGCTCCTTGTGCATACGTTGCACCTTGGGCTTCGGTTTTGATTGGGTTAACCTCTGGGATTTTGGTTACTGTGGGAATGGATTTGATTGAATCAGTCCATATTGATGACCCAGTGGGGGCATTTGCCGTACACGGTATCAATGGCATGATGGGTACTCTCTCCGTTGGCTTTTTAGGTCAAGCAGAACTGACCCTCAACCAAAAGGCAGGGTTGTTTTTAGGCGGCGGCTTTGAGTTGTTAGGCATACAACTTCTGGGCGTAGTAGCGATCGCAGTTTTTACTGTCGCCTTTAGCTTTTTGATGTTTGGTGGTCTAAAAGCAGTGGGACATCTACGTGTTAATTCTGAGGCAGATCGCATTGGGATCGATGCTTACGAACACGGCGCGTCAGTATGGTCTGATGTTTATGCGATCGAAAAAAAAGAAATAAATTGTGCTGAGACTACCGAAATAGAAGCTTTGGATAGCGAATAA
- a CDS encoding DUF2141 domain-containing protein: protein MVRKLRVGMLLLAVVGNLAWSLSAKANFNGKLTLEIDGLKNKEGQVCVSIFASSEGFPSDRDRGFQKQCTKITDTPLPITFENLKAGSYAVAVFHDQNNDRILNSNVFGIPKEGFGFSRNPEIRTGAPKFSEAAFLVAGPNTNIQIQLKYF from the coding sequence ATGGTTAGAAAATTGAGAGTTGGTATGCTGCTATTGGCAGTTGTAGGAAATCTGGCATGGTCGTTGAGTGCCAAAGCAAATTTTAACGGTAAACTCACCCTAGAAATTGATGGCTTAAAGAATAAAGAAGGGCAAGTCTGTGTGAGTATATTTGCTAGTAGTGAAGGATTTCCTAGCGATCGCGATCGCGGCTTCCAAAAGCAGTGTACCAAGATTACTGACACTCCTTTACCCATTACCTTTGAGAACTTGAAAGCAGGTAGTTACGCTGTTGCTGTCTTCCACGATCAAAATAATGACCGCATTCTCAACAGTAATGTTTTTGGTATACCAAAAGAAGGCTTTGGATTTTCCAGAAATCCAGAAATTCGTACAGGTGCGCCCAAATTTAGCGAGGCAGCATTTTTAGTGGCAGGCCCCAACACTAATATCCAAATCCAGTTGAAATATTTTTAG
- a CDS encoding peptidoglycan-binding protein, whose product MRLCRSSILIFTCFSCVGFYPNRASTATPNLAPEILEVAQASSTVTASPAVLRYGSRKSDVQRLQTQLKQLGYYNGVVDGQYNPSTEIAVAEFQKAKGLKVDGLAGLATRRRLQAALVAKNQIITSPIVTFPNPTPKPTAKPKPPEKGFIWWFICSIGVLGTIGALIYLMRWFRQIKQMQKSEISDTKRLSEANKKTMIPPPPETVTGKETATPPLSTRLLLPEKTSRLAKLNIVDELIQDLRSSDPTKRRKAIWDLGQQGDSRAIQPMVDLMIDADSQESSLILAALAEIGIRTLKPMNRGLAISMQDESPQVRQNAIRDLTRIYDMMGQMSQMLRHALDDPDAEVQATARYALTQMNRMRGLPEQQGLPEDSHNDARE is encoded by the coding sequence ATGAGGCTATGCCGTTCCTCAATTCTGATATTTACCTGTTTTTCTTGCGTGGGTTTTTACCCAAATCGTGCAAGTACAGCCACACCTAACCTAGCACCTGAAATTTTAGAAGTGGCACAAGCTAGTTCGACAGTTACCGCTAGTCCGGCTGTTTTGAGATATGGTAGCCGAAAATCAGATGTGCAGAGATTACAAACCCAATTAAAACAGTTGGGATACTACAATGGCGTGGTAGATGGACAGTACAACCCTAGTACAGAAATCGCTGTAGCTGAATTCCAGAAAGCAAAGGGTTTAAAAGTAGATGGACTTGCTGGTCTAGCAACTAGGAGGAGGCTGCAAGCAGCTTTAGTTGCCAAAAATCAGATTATCACCTCTCCAATAGTCACTTTTCCTAATCCAACTCCCAAACCGACTGCAAAACCTAAGCCACCTGAGAAAGGTTTCATCTGGTGGTTTATATGTTCCATCGGAGTTTTAGGAACTATTGGCGCACTTATTTACCTGATGAGGTGGTTTCGTCAGATTAAACAAATGCAAAAGTCCGAAATATCAGATACTAAAAGATTGAGTGAAGCTAACAAAAAAACGATGATACCACCCCCACCAGAGACTGTAACCGGTAAAGAAACAGCTACGCCGCCGCTATCCACACGATTACTACTACCAGAAAAAACTTCGCGGCTTGCTAAACTCAACATCGTTGACGAATTAATTCAAGACTTACGCAGTTCTGACCCAACGAAGCGACGCAAGGCTATTTGGGATTTGGGCCAGCAGGGAGATTCGCGGGCAATTCAACCAATGGTTGACCTAATGATTGATGCTGATTCTCAAGAAAGCAGTTTAATTTTGGCGGCTTTGGCAGAAATTGGTATCCGCACACTCAAACCGATGAACCGGGGTTTAGCAATTTCAATGCAAGATGAAAGTCCCCAAGTAAGGCAAAATGCGATCCGAGACTTGACGCGTATTTATGACATGATGGGTCAAATGAGTCAGATGTTGCGTCATGCATTAGATGACCCAGATGCCGAAGTGCAAGCAACAGCACGATATGCTTTAACTCAGATGAATCGAATGCGTGGCTTGCCCGAACAACAAGGTTTACCAGAAGATTCGCACAACGATGCACGAGAATAA
- a CDS encoding DMT family transporter, whose protein sequence is MQLKLSASRLPFAPLLLIAPFFLWGTAMVAMKGVIPHTTPLFMAGVRLIPAGMLILIAAAFMGKPQPKGWAAWLWIALFALIDGTLFQGFLAEGLVRTTAGLGSVMIDSQPLAVALLSLWLFQEHIGFWGWLGLGLGVTGISLIGLPDEWILHILDSGANITIGNWQDLFASGEWLMLLAALSMAVGTVLIRFVCRYADPVTATGWHMILGGLPLWGISSVLESQQWENLGGSDLVALSYATVFGSAIAYGLFFYFASSGSLTSLSSLTFLTPVFALLFGNLFLSEVLSPVQWVGVFLTLISIYLINQRDALGAQNDTITVGEIANIQPPVLDSSAKKLNPVSLAVRESEPEI, encoded by the coding sequence ATGCAACTGAAACTCAGTGCATCTCGACTTCCCTTCGCCCCTCTCTTGTTAATTGCTCCCTTTTTTCTATGGGGGACGGCAATGGTAGCAATGAAAGGAGTCATACCCCACACCACACCGCTATTCATGGCGGGAGTGCGCCTGATACCAGCAGGGATGTTAATTTTGATTGCAGCAGCATTCATGGGTAAACCCCAGCCCAAGGGTTGGGCTGCATGGCTTTGGATTGCCTTATTCGCCCTCATAGATGGGACTTTATTTCAAGGCTTTTTGGCTGAGGGATTAGTCAGAACAACTGCGGGGTTAGGGTCTGTGATGATTGACTCGCAACCCTTGGCAGTAGCATTGCTGTCGTTGTGGCTATTCCAAGAACACATTGGTTTTTGGGGATGGCTGGGGTTAGGTTTGGGAGTCACAGGCATTAGTTTAATTGGCTTACCTGATGAGTGGATTTTACATATTCTCGACTCAGGCGCAAATATCACAATTGGCAACTGGCAAGACTTGTTTGCTAGCGGTGAGTGGTTGATGCTATTGGCAGCCTTATCAATGGCTGTGGGAACAGTGTTGATTCGGTTTGTGTGTCGGTATGCTGACCCCGTAACCGCTACGGGATGGCACATGATTTTGGGGGGATTACCATTATGGGGAATTTCGTCAGTTTTAGAATCTCAGCAGTGGGAAAATCTAGGAGGATCTGATTTAGTGGCTTTGAGTTATGCTACTGTCTTTGGCAGTGCGATCGCCTACGGGTTATTCTTCTACTTTGCCTCTAGTGGCAGTCTCACTAGTCTTAGTTCTCTTACCTTCCTTACGCCCGTCTTTGCCCTACTATTCGGCAATCTCTTTCTCTCAGAAGTCCTCAGTCCGGTGCAGTGGGTAGGTGTTTTCCTGACTTTAATTAGCATCTATCTCATTAACCAACGTGATGCCTTAGGCGCGCAAAACGACACAATTACCGTCGGTGAAATAGCTAATATACAGCCACCAGTTTTAGATTCATCTGCTAAAAAATTGAACCCTGTAAGCCTAGCAGTTAGAGAATCTGAACCAGAAATTTAA
- a CDS encoding Ppx/GppA phosphatase family protein, with the protein MQNLVSASWESSATQPPKQHRIIAAIDLGTNSLHMVVVKIDPTLPAFSIIAREKETVRLGDRNLTTGELKPEIVKKAIAALGRFQEVAKTINAETIIAVATSAVREAPNGKDFLHRVEKELGLSVDLISGQEEARRIYLGVLSGMEFHNQPHTIIDIGGGSTELILGDSHEPRTLTSTKVGAVRLTSELITTDPISNTEFVYLQSYTRGMLERSVDEVLANFQFGESPRLVGTSGTIETLAMIHAREKSGVIPSTLNGYQFSLKDLRELVNRLRKLSNSEKSAIPGMPDKRSEVILAGAVILQEAMILLGSESIAICERSLREGVIVDWMLTHGLIEDKLRYQGSVRERNVLKLANKYHVNLEYSDRVAKFAESLFDQTQGTLHHWGSDERQLLWAAAILHNCGHYVSHSSHHKHSYYLIRNGELLGYTETEIEIIANLARYHRKSPPKKKHEIYQSMLTKEQCQMVSQLSAILRLAVALDRRQIGAISQVQCEYYQQLRQVNLLIFPSQPDDDCALELWSLDYKKGVFEEEFGVKLVATLEKSNVAKLF; encoded by the coding sequence ATGCAAAATTTAGTTTCGGCTAGCTGGGAGAGTTCTGCAACTCAACCACCTAAGCAACATCGGATTATTGCTGCCATTGACCTGGGAACAAATTCTCTACACATGGTAGTAGTCAAAATTGACCCGACGCTACCAGCCTTTAGCATTATCGCCAGAGAAAAAGAAACTGTGAGACTTGGCGATCGCAATCTTACCACTGGAGAACTCAAACCAGAGATCGTTAAAAAGGCGATCGCTGCTTTAGGACGCTTTCAAGAAGTTGCCAAAACCATCAATGCTGAAACAATCATTGCTGTGGCGACTAGTGCCGTGCGCGAAGCCCCCAATGGTAAAGATTTTTTGCACAGAGTAGAAAAGGAATTGGGTTTAAGCGTTGACTTGATTTCTGGTCAAGAAGAAGCCCGACGAATCTACCTTGGCGTGCTTTCGGGGATGGAATTTCACAACCAACCCCATACCATTATTGATATTGGCGGTGGTTCCACAGAATTAATTTTGGGCGATAGTCACGAACCGCGCACTCTCACCAGTACCAAAGTTGGTGCAGTGCGACTCACTAGCGAGTTAATTACTACCGATCCCATCAGCAACACAGAGTTTGTGTATTTGCAATCCTATACACGCGGTATGTTAGAACGTTCCGTGGATGAGGTATTAGCAAATTTCCAGTTTGGGGAATCTCCGCGTTTGGTGGGTACATCTGGCACGATTGAAACCCTAGCGATGATTCATGCACGAGAAAAGTCAGGTGTTATTCCTTCCACTCTCAATGGCTATCAGTTTAGTCTTAAAGACTTGCGAGAGTTGGTAAATCGCTTGCGGAAACTGAGTAATTCCGAAAAGTCTGCGATTCCAGGAATGCCAGATAAGCGGTCTGAAGTTATACTGGCTGGTGCAGTAATATTGCAGGAGGCGATGATCCTTTTGGGCAGTGAATCGATCGCAATTTGTGAGCGTTCTCTGCGAGAAGGCGTAATCGTAGACTGGATGTTAACCCACGGCTTAATTGAAGATAAACTGCGTTACCAAGGTTCAGTTCGGGAAAGGAATGTTTTAAAACTCGCTAATAAATACCACGTTAACTTAGAGTATAGCGATCGCGTCGCCAAATTTGCCGAGAGTTTATTTGACCAAACTCAAGGTACGTTACATCACTGGGGATCTGACGAGCGACAACTGCTGTGGGCAGCTGCAATATTACATAATTGCGGTCATTATGTCAGTCATTCGTCTCACCACAAGCACTCTTATTATCTAATTCGCAATGGTGAATTACTTGGTTATACAGAAACCGAGATTGAAATCATAGCCAACTTAGCACGTTATCATCGCAAATCGCCGCCGAAGAAAAAACATGAAATTTACCAGAGTATGCTGACTAAAGAGCAGTGCCAAATGGTTAGTCAATTGAGTGCAATTCTAAGATTGGCGGTGGCATTAGATAGACGGCAAATTGGCGCTATATCTCAAGTACAATGTGAGTATTATCAACAACTTCGACAGGTAAACCTGCTGATTTTTCCATCTCAACCTGATGATGACTGTGCTTTAGAACTTTGGAGTTTAGATTATAAAAAAGGAGTCTTTGAGGAAGAATTTGGAGTTAAATTAGTAGCAACTTTAGAAAAATCGAACGTTGCTAAATTGTTTTAG
- a CDS encoding 4-hydroxybenzoate solanesyltransferase, with protein sequence MLRMPERPQPPVWLVIIRLLRWHKPEGRLILMIPALWAVFLAASGKPPLPLVGVIILGTLATSAAGCVVNDLWDRDIDPEVERTRDRPLASRALSVKVGIVVAIVSLACAAILAFYLNPLSFWLCVAAVPVIVLYPGAKRVFPVPQLVLSIAWGFGVLISWSAVTQTITQPTWLLWGATVLWTLGFDTVYAMSDKEDDRRIGVNSSALFFGNYAPVAIGIFFAGTILLLAWLGLLINLHFAFWISLAVATIGWVWQSLRLRQRDLPNSVYGKMFRQNVWIGFILLAGMIAGSF encoded by the coding sequence ATGTTAAGGATGCCAGAACGCCCCCAGCCACCAGTTTGGCTTGTAATTATCCGGCTTTTACGCTGGCATAAACCAGAAGGACGGTTAATTTTAATGATTCCTGCTCTTTGGGCTGTGTTTTTAGCAGCTTCTGGGAAACCGCCTTTACCTCTGGTTGGTGTAATTATATTGGGTACTCTGGCCACAAGTGCGGCGGGATGTGTTGTCAATGATTTATGGGATCGGGATATCGATCCAGAAGTGGAGAGAACACGCGATCGCCCCCTCGCTTCTCGCGCTTTGTCTGTGAAAGTTGGGATTGTAGTTGCGATCGTATCACTAGCATGTGCAGCTATCCTGGCTTTTTACCTTAACCCCCTAAGTTTCTGGTTATGTGTGGCAGCAGTGCCCGTAATTGTCCTTTATCCAGGCGCAAAGCGAGTGTTTCCTGTACCGCAACTGGTACTTTCCATCGCTTGGGGTTTTGGAGTGTTGATTAGCTGGAGTGCAGTTACCCAAACCATCACTCAACCAACTTGGTTACTTTGGGGCGCGACTGTACTGTGGACATTGGGATTTGATACAGTTTATGCCATGAGCGACAAGGAAGACGATCGCCGCATTGGTGTTAATTCAAGCGCCCTATTTTTTGGGAATTATGCCCCTGTAGCTATTGGAATTTTCTTTGCTGGCACAATCTTGTTATTGGCTTGGTTAGGTTTACTCATAAATCTGCACTTCGCCTTCTGGATTAGCCTTGCAGTTGCTACTATTGGATGGGTTTGGCAATCTCTGCGATTAAGACAGCGAGATTTACCTAATTCTGTTTATGGTAAGATGTTTCGGCAAAACGTATGGATTGGTTTTATTTTGCTTGCTGGGATGATCGCTGGATCTTTTTAA
- a CDS encoding DsbA family protein — protein sequence MSKLFDSFSPLIQYMRTWAAISLLCLVVAWSFPAQAASRIDPQLEQQVLQIIREHPEAIIESVQAYQQQQQQKLKQAQQAFLQDFKTNPQTVIGESPTTGSTQSKTVLIEFSDFQCPYCAEAHKTLKQLLAKYPDKVKLVYKNLPLISIHAEALPSATAAWAAYQQGKFWEYHDALFTNQKQLGQALYLDIAKKLNLDLGKFKRDLNLATPAITKDVQLAEKLGVSGTPFFIINSPTFSGVAQLADIENILTAAK from the coding sequence ATGAGTAAATTATTTGATTCGTTTAGTCCATTAATTCAGTATATGCGTACTTGGGCAGCAATAAGTCTGCTATGTTTAGTTGTCGCCTGGTCATTTCCTGCACAAGCTGCTAGCCGAATTGATCCGCAATTAGAACAGCAAGTATTACAAATTATCCGCGAACATCCAGAAGCAATTATTGAATCTGTTCAAGCTTATCAACAGCAGCAACAACAGAAACTAAAGCAAGCACAGCAAGCATTTTTACAAGATTTCAAGACGAACCCTCAAACAGTAATTGGTGAGTCTCCCACTACAGGTTCAACTCAATCAAAAACTGTGCTAATAGAATTTTCCGATTTTCAATGTCCCTACTGTGCTGAGGCGCATAAAACCTTGAAACAATTATTAGCAAAGTATCCAGATAAGGTAAAATTAGTTTACAAAAATTTACCACTAATTTCAATTCATGCTGAAGCATTACCATCTGCGACAGCAGCTTGGGCAGCATATCAACAGGGCAAATTTTGGGAATATCATGATGCGCTATTTACTAATCAAAAGCAACTAGGTCAAGCGTTATATTTAGATATTGCTAAAAAACTGAATCTAGATTTAGGTAAATTTAAACGCGATCTTAATCTTGCTACTCCCGCAATTACAAAAGATGTCCAATTAGCAGAGAAGTTGGGTGTTTCTGGCACACCGTTCTTTATCATTAATAGTCCAACTTTTTCAGGAGTTGCACAGCTAGCGGATATCGAAAATATATTGACTGCTGCTAAGTAA
- a CDS encoding transposase: MMLNIEGALKQDRLLRALTGLNRKAFDALLPTFTTMYLDTQQAKPRQRGLGGGRKARLLTAQDKLFFILFYFKCYPTFDVAGLLFDMHRSQAHEWMHRLQPILEAALGQKMALPERHLESIEAFLSRFPGVQRVMIDGTERPIARPQEREQQQQNYSGKKKRHTHKHLAAVDETKRVLILSKAREGKLHDKRFHDEDDIAGSVPDEIPIEVDSGFQGLQKQYDNLHLPHKKPKGGKLSDLQKTENRQLSQSRVVCENAFAGVKRYNAASVIYRNRIENFDDHLMLTAAGLWNFYLMAA, from the coding sequence ATGATGCTGAATATTGAAGGTGCGCTGAAGCAAGACCGACTGTTGAGGGCATTAACTGGGTTGAACCGGAAAGCATTTGATGCCCTTTTGCCCACGTTTACCACGATGTACCTAGATACTCAACAGGCCAAGCCTCGTCAACGTGGCCTGGGTGGAGGACGCAAAGCCCGCTTACTTACAGCCCAAGACAAATTGTTTTTCATCCTTTTCTATTTCAAATGTTATCCGACCTTCGATGTGGCGGGACTGCTCTTTGATATGCATCGCTCCCAGGCACATGAGTGGATGCATCGATTGCAGCCAATATTAGAAGCGGCTTTGGGACAGAAGATGGCGCTGCCGGAACGCCATCTCGAAAGCATTGAAGCATTTTTGTCACGCTTTCCAGGAGTGCAACGAGTGATGATTGATGGGACAGAACGCCCAATTGCGCGACCTCAAGAAAGAGAACAACAACAACAGAATTACTCCGGTAAAAAGAAACGTCATACGCATAAACACTTGGCGGCAGTTGATGAAACCAAACGGGTCTTGATCTTAAGCAAAGCACGAGAAGGCAAACTGCATGACAAACGTTTTCATGACGAAGATGACATTGCAGGTAGTGTGCCTGATGAAATTCCGATTGAAGTAGACTCGGGCTTTCAGGGATTACAGAAGCAGTATGACAATCTCCATCTTCCTCACAAAAAGCCCAAAGGGGGCAAGTTAAGTGACCTTCAAAAAACGGAGAATCGTCAATTGAGTCAATCCCGTGTAGTTTGCGAAAATGCCTTTGCTGGTGTGAAGCGCTACAACGCCGCCAGTGTCATTTATCGTAATCGGATTGAAAACTTTGATGACCATTTGATGCTGACCGCAGCAGGATTATGGAACTTCTACTTGATGGCTGCTTAA
- a CDS encoding type I restriction-modification system subunit M N-terminal domain-containing protein — translation MMQRDVYVRGKYRDVILPMPVLRRLDWLLEPNKEKVLKHYKVLEEGHFGQNEAQQGLTQRITKKHKNTLPLVILLN, via the coding sequence ATGATGCAAAGGGATGTCTATGTACGCGGTAAGTACCGAGATGTAATTTTGCCAATGCCGGTACTGCGGCGTTTGGATTGGTTACTGGAACCAAACAAGGAAAAGGTTCTTAAGCATTACAAGGTGCTGGAAGAAGGCCATTTTGGACAGAATGAAGCACAACAGGGTTTAACGCAGAGAATAACGAAGAAGCACAAGAACACTTTACCCCTCGTGATATTATTAAATTAA
- a CDS encoding type I restriction endonuclease has protein sequence MDFVDQVKAFASTIPTKLSSIKTEEATKHFLIMPFIQQILGYDAFNPNEVMPEYDANVGAATKYKLDYAIFQNSQPAILIECKRYGTDFKNDYEWSQLFAYFMATEARIGILTDGVNYKLYADLEKPNKMDKTPFLELDLLNLNELAIRELYKLTKSAFNIDEAITAASELKYVGGIKTLLKKQVEAPSDEFVKYFFKELCPGNNFVGQLKNEFTGYTQRAIQEFIREEIETLLDEAAGRSKTKSEIVNPEPEIKPEPIIKQSEFTDDEREGYYILKSILRQVLDPARITYRDTASYCNILLDGNTWKPIVRLYFNESKSKKLEIFSKEVNGNRISDKVSIDNLNEIYQYAEKFKAIVAAYEQPQVVAR, from the coding sequence ATGGATTTTGTTGATCAAGTTAAAGCTTTTGCATCTACAATCCCTACAAAATTAAGTAGTATCAAGACTGAAGAAGCTACAAAGCACTTCCTGATTATGCCTTTTATTCAGCAAATCTTGGGATATGATGCCTTTAATCCAAATGAAGTTATGCCTGAGTATGATGCAAATGTGGGAGCTGCTACAAAGTACAAACTAGACTATGCAATATTCCAAAATAGTCAGCCCGCAATTTTAATTGAATGCAAACGCTACGGTACAGATTTTAAGAATGATTATGAGTGGAGCCAGTTGTTTGCATACTTCATGGCAACTGAAGCTCGCATTGGTATACTAACAGATGGGGTAAATTACAAGTTATATGCTGACTTAGAAAAACCTAATAAAATGGATAAAACTCCATTTTTGGAATTAGACCTACTTAATTTAAATGAGTTAGCAATCCGCGAACTATATAAATTAACAAAATCAGCATTTAATATTGATGAAGCTATTACAGCCGCCTCGGAATTAAAGTATGTAGGTGGTATTAAGACTCTGCTTAAAAAGCAAGTTGAAGCACCCAGTGATGAATTTGTTAAATATTTTTTCAAAGAGTTATGCCCTGGTAATAATTTTGTAGGGCAATTAAAAAATGAGTTTACTGGATATACGCAAAGGGCTATTCAAGAATTTATTCGTGAGGAAATTGAAACCCTTTTAGATGAAGCAGCAGGACGCTCAAAAACGAAATCAGAGATTGTAAACCCCGAACCAGAAATAAAACCAGAACCGATCATCAAACAATCTGAGTTTACAGATGACGAGCGTGAAGGATATTACATACTTAAATCGATTTTACGTCAGGTATTAGATCCAGCAAGAATAACATACAGAGATACAGCTAGCTACTGTAATATTCTGCTTGATGGGAATACTTGGAAACCGATTGTTCGTTTGTATTTTAATGAATCAAAGTCTAAGAAGTTAGAAATCTTCTCGAAAGAGGTAAATGGCAATAGAATTTCGGATAAAGTTTCTATCGATAACCTCAATGAAATTTATCAGTACGCTGAGAAATTCAAGGCAATTGTAGCTGCTTATGAACAGCCTCAAGTCGTTGCTAGATAG